One Streptomyces sp. SAI-135 DNA segment encodes these proteins:
- a CDS encoding amidohydrolase family protein, which yields MTNVDVHQHLWSPALVTALRARSEPPYLDGWTLYLDGEPPYDLPPADHDTALRAELAATDGLGLALVSLSAPIGVEWLPAAEARPLLDAYHEGAAALPGPFGAWAAACVRDVDARTTADWLDEGFVGLQLPADALADAAGYARCAPLLDLLEERDLPLFVHPGPAAGGAAGPGWWPAMVPYVQQMHAAWFAFRAYGRPRHPRLRVCFALLAGLAPLHGERFAARGGGAAEPDPSVFVETSSYGPRAVESVVRALGVDAVVQGSDRPYAEPPQHPGHGLGGAAAYAFRIANPRRLLTGRT from the coding sequence ATGACCAATGTCGACGTGCACCAGCATCTGTGGAGCCCGGCGCTGGTGACGGCCCTGCGGGCGCGCAGCGAGCCGCCGTACCTGGACGGCTGGACGCTGTATCTGGACGGCGAGCCGCCCTACGACCTCCCGCCCGCCGACCACGACACGGCCCTGCGCGCGGAGCTCGCCGCCACCGACGGCCTGGGGCTCGCACTGGTCTCCCTCTCGGCGCCGATCGGCGTGGAGTGGCTGCCCGCGGCCGAGGCACGGCCGCTCCTCGACGCCTATCACGAGGGCGCGGCCGCACTCCCCGGGCCCTTCGGGGCGTGGGCCGCCGCGTGTGTGCGGGACGTCGACGCCAGGACGACGGCCGACTGGCTGGACGAGGGGTTCGTCGGCCTCCAGCTGCCCGCCGACGCCCTTGCGGACGCGGCCGGTTACGCCCGCTGCGCGCCCCTGCTCGACCTGCTCGAGGAGCGCGACCTCCCGCTGTTCGTCCACCCCGGACCCGCGGCCGGTGGCGCCGCGGGGCCCGGCTGGTGGCCCGCGATGGTCCCCTACGTCCAGCAGATGCACGCCGCCTGGTTCGCCTTCCGCGCCTACGGCCGGCCCCGCCACCCCCGGCTGCGGGTGTGCTTCGCGCTGCTGGCCGGGCTCGCCCCGCTGCACGGGGAGCGGTTCGCCGCGCGCGGGGGCGGCGCGGCGGAGCCGGACCCGTCGGTCTTCGTCGAGACGTCCTCGTACGGGCCGCGCGCGGTCGAGTCCGTCGTGCGGGCCCTGGGCGTGGACGCCGTGGTCCAGGGCTCGGACCGGCCGTACGCGGAACCCCCGCAGCACCCGGGCCACGGGCTCGGCGGAGCGGCGGCCTACGCCTTCCGGATCGCCAACCCCCGACGGCTGCTCACCGGCAGGACCTGA
- a CDS encoding zinc ABC transporter substrate-binding protein, whose translation MSTSPSRRTALLVGASVALLAGCGSSSDSGSDGSASAAPAAASRVAVVASTDVYGDIVSRIGGDKVSVTSVITDPDQDPHSYEASTQNQLALSKAKVVVENGGGYDDFVDRMLKSGGNSSAEVINAVKVSGRTAPEGGELNEHVWYDFPAVARIADRIAAALGRADPANADAYTKNADAFKADLKPLEAKEAQIRKEHGGAAIAVTEPVPLYMTEASGLVDRTPAEFSEAIEEGDDVSPKVLREALALFSGKQVEALVYNEQTSGPQTEKSEQAAEAAGIPVVPVTETLPSGKNYLTWMTGNVDALANALAE comes from the coding sequence ATGTCCACGTCCCCGTCCCGCCGCACGGCGCTGCTCGTCGGCGCCTCCGTCGCCCTGCTGGCGGGCTGCGGCAGTTCCTCGGACTCCGGGAGCGACGGGAGCGCCTCCGCGGCCCCGGCCGCGGCGTCCAGGGTCGCCGTCGTCGCCTCCACCGACGTCTACGGCGACATCGTCTCGCGCATAGGCGGCGACAAGGTCTCCGTCACCTCGGTCATCACCGACCCCGACCAGGACCCGCACTCCTACGAGGCCAGCACCCAGAACCAGTTGGCGCTCTCGAAGGCGAAGGTCGTCGTCGAGAACGGCGGCGGCTACGACGACTTCGTGGACCGGATGCTGAAGAGCGGCGGCAACTCCTCCGCCGAGGTGATCAACGCGGTGAAGGTCTCCGGCAGGACCGCTCCCGAGGGCGGTGAGCTCAACGAGCACGTCTGGTACGACTTCCCGGCGGTCGCGAGGATCGCCGACCGCATCGCCGCCGCCCTCGGCAGGGCCGACCCCGCGAACGCCGACGCCTACACGAAGAACGCCGACGCCTTCAAGGCGGACCTGAAGCCGCTGGAGGCCAAGGAGGCGCAGATCAGGAAGGAGCACGGCGGAGCGGCGATCGCCGTCACCGAGCCCGTGCCGCTGTACATGACCGAGGCGAGCGGCCTGGTCGACAGGACGCCCGCCGAGTTCAGCGAGGCCATCGAGGAGGGCGACGACGTCTCCCCCAAGGTCCTGCGGGAGGCGCTCGCCCTGTTCTCCGGCAAGCAGGTCGAGGCACTGGTCTACAACGAACAGACCTCCGGCCCGCAGACCGAGAAGTCCGAGCAGGCGGCCGAGGCGGCGGGCATCCCCGTGGTCCCGGTGACGGAGACCCTGCCCAGCGGCAAGAACTACCTCACGTGGATGACCGGCAACGTCGACGCGCTCGCGAACGCGCTGGCCGAGTGA
- a CDS encoding metal ABC transporter ATP-binding protein has product MSSVITLRAAALSYGSRTVWHDLDLDVRPGEFLAVLGPNGAGKTSFVRALLGRQPLSAGELTVLGRAPREAARHLGYVPQQAALSAQALLRARDLVRFGIDGHRFGPRLRTAAVRRRVDEILASVGASAYADVPVGLLSGGERQRVRVGQALATDPRVLLCDEPLLSLDLHHQRAVTELVDARRRSHGTAVVFVTHEINPVLGLVDRVLYLAPGGHRIGTPDEVLTSTSLSRLYGTRVDVLRVHGRVVVVGAHDEPAHHLPEEVRS; this is encoded by the coding sequence GTGAGCTCCGTCATCACCCTGCGCGCGGCCGCTCTCTCCTACGGCTCGCGTACGGTCTGGCACGACCTCGATCTCGACGTGCGGCCAGGGGAGTTCCTCGCCGTGCTCGGCCCGAACGGAGCGGGCAAGACCAGTTTCGTCCGGGCCCTGCTCGGCCGGCAGCCGCTGTCCGCCGGGGAGTTGACGGTCCTCGGCCGGGCTCCCCGGGAAGCCGCCCGGCATCTCGGTTACGTCCCCCAGCAGGCGGCCCTGTCCGCGCAGGCGCTGCTCCGCGCCCGCGACCTCGTGCGGTTCGGCATCGACGGCCACCGCTTCGGGCCCCGGCTGCGAACGGCCGCTGTACGCAGGCGCGTCGACGAGATCCTCGCCTCCGTGGGCGCCTCGGCGTACGCCGACGTGCCCGTCGGTCTGCTCTCGGGCGGCGAGCGCCAACGCGTGCGGGTCGGCCAGGCGCTGGCCACCGACCCCCGCGTCCTGCTGTGCGACGAGCCCCTGCTCTCCCTCGACCTGCACCACCAACGCGCGGTCACCGAGTTGGTGGACGCCCGGCGTCGCTCCCACGGCACGGCGGTGGTGTTCGTGACCCACGAGATCAACCCGGTGCTCGGCCTGGTGGACCGGGTGCTGTACCTGGCGCCGGGCGGCCATCGGATCGGCACCCCCGACGAGGTCCTCACCTCGACGTCCCTGTCCCGGCTGTACGGCACGCGCGTCGACGTCCTCCGGGTGCATGGCCGGGTCGTGGTGGTCGGCGCCCACGACGAACCCGCGCACCACCTGCCCGAGGAGGTCCGCTCATGA
- a CDS encoding metal ABC transporter permease — MSVWHQMFDFENYGELLVLVRNSLVAGAALGLVGGLAGVFVAMRDLPFAVHGISELSFAGASGALLLGTNIVAGSITGSLLAAGAIGVLGTRARDRNAVIGILMPFGLGLGVLFLALYKGRAANKFGLLTGQIVAVDTPQTTWLLVTSAVVLTALAVMWRPLAFASADPDVAEARGVPVRGLSFAFMIVLGLAVALSVQVVGALLVLSLLITPAAAAARVTASPVLLPLLSVVFALASIEGGILLALGSSVPISPYVTTISFALYAGCAAVGRGRTRRRGAPRTVPAPV, encoded by the coding sequence ATGAGCGTCTGGCACCAGATGTTCGACTTCGAGAACTACGGTGAACTCCTCGTCCTGGTCCGCAACTCGCTCGTCGCGGGAGCGGCCCTGGGTCTGGTCGGCGGCCTCGCCGGGGTCTTCGTCGCGATGCGCGACCTGCCGTTCGCGGTGCACGGCATCAGTGAGCTGTCCTTCGCGGGAGCCTCCGGGGCGCTGCTCCTTGGCACGAACATCGTGGCGGGCTCGATCACCGGCTCGCTCCTGGCGGCCGGCGCGATCGGGGTGCTCGGCACGCGGGCGCGGGACCGCAATGCCGTGATCGGCATCCTGATGCCGTTCGGACTGGGCCTGGGGGTGCTCTTCCTCGCCCTGTACAAGGGGCGGGCGGCGAACAAGTTCGGTCTGCTCACCGGACAGATCGTCGCCGTGGACACTCCGCAGACGACCTGGCTGCTGGTGACCTCGGCCGTGGTCCTGACCGCCCTCGCGGTGATGTGGCGACCGCTCGCGTTCGCCAGCGCCGACCCCGACGTGGCCGAGGCCCGCGGGGTGCCGGTGCGTGGGCTGTCCTTCGCCTTCATGATCGTGCTCGGCCTCGCGGTCGCCCTGTCCGTGCAGGTCGTGGGCGCCCTGCTGGTGCTCTCCCTGCTGATCACCCCGGCCGCGGCAGCCGCCCGCGTCACCGCCTCACCGGTCCTGCTGCCGCTGCTCAGCGTGGTCTTCGCCCTGGCGTCGATCGAGGGCGGCATCCTGCTGGCCCTCGGCAGCAGCGTCCCGATCAGCCCGTACGTCACGACGATCTCGTTCGCCCTCTACGCCGGCTGCGCCGCGGTCGGCAGGGGCCGGACCCGGCGCCGGGGCGCCCCGCGCACGGTTCCGGCACCGGTGTGA
- a CDS encoding AraC family transcriptional regulator produces MTRHVDLALDLPPHVENAGIGVHGSAGPHDVFRLPRLWQLHLYGYSGTLELGGSRHPIRPGHVSLVPPDTEVHFHYDATRCEHLYAHFRLPGDGERRRVPVMQDAGAEAAVLTGLLRQTVTAGTQSPVRAAAELWTVLWRTTGLAGAGEDRARHPALRAAIAHIEEHLAGPLTVPGIARAAGVSHTHLTRLFREATGHTVVAHIRRRRMERARHLLIASTLAIPAIAATVGIPDLQAFNKTCRRELGASPRAVRERHG; encoded by the coding sequence ATGACCCGCCACGTCGACCTCGCCCTCGACCTGCCGCCCCACGTGGAGAACGCGGGCATCGGCGTCCACGGCTCCGCGGGCCCGCACGACGTGTTCCGGCTCCCGCGCCTGTGGCAGCTCCATCTCTACGGCTACTCGGGCACCCTGGAGCTCGGCGGTTCCCGGCACCCGATCCGCCCCGGACACGTGAGCCTCGTCCCGCCCGACACCGAGGTGCACTTCCACTACGACGCCACCCGCTGCGAGCACCTGTACGCCCACTTCCGGCTGCCGGGCGACGGCGAGCGGCGCCGGGTCCCGGTGATGCAGGACGCCGGCGCGGAGGCGGCGGTGCTGACCGGGCTGCTGCGGCAGACGGTCACGGCGGGCACGCAGTCCCCGGTCCGGGCCGCCGCCGAACTGTGGACGGTGCTGTGGCGCACGACCGGCCTGGCCGGCGCCGGCGAGGACCGGGCCCGGCACCCCGCGCTGCGGGCGGCGATCGCCCACATCGAGGAGCATCTGGCCGGCCCCCTCACCGTGCCCGGCATCGCCCGTGCCGCCGGGGTCTCGCACACCCATCTGACCCGGCTGTTCCGCGAGGCCACCGGCCACACCGTCGTCGCCCACATCCGGCGCCGCCGCATGGAACGCGCCCGGCACCTGCTCATCGCCTCGACGCTGGCCATCCCGGCGATCGCGGCGACCGTCGGCATCCCCGACCTCCAGGCCTTCAACAAGACCTGCCGCAGGGAGCTGGGGGCCTCCCCGCGGGCCGTACGGGAACGGCACGGGTAG
- a CDS encoding phytanoyl-CoA dioxygenase family protein — MSTTRQLLNSVEVARFVAHGFLRLDGIVPREMNEEAFGVFAAGLPSVPYGTPVPKAFPEGSFARRLVELPAVAGALESLVGPDPTVDHHFVHTREPREGSAQPLHADAVIDLRTDAFDVQLMYYPQEVTAEMGGTLIVPGSHLRRTNESDTGRYQNLRGQTRLTCPAGTVVLLHHGIWHGGRRNDSDTVRHMYKIRFNPTVPQVRLWDTADLDAPAVRKELERGFPWYEQATGRLEILNRIRLWRALSGDPAFDIEYWATRIANRPAAPRSQA, encoded by the coding sequence ATGTCAACCACACGACAGCTGCTGAACTCCGTCGAGGTGGCGCGGTTCGTGGCCCACGGCTTCCTGCGCCTGGACGGCATCGTGCCCCGGGAGATGAACGAGGAGGCGTTCGGGGTCTTCGCCGCCGGTCTGCCCTCCGTGCCGTACGGCACTCCCGTCCCGAAGGCGTTCCCCGAGGGCTCCTTCGCCCGCCGGCTCGTCGAACTGCCCGCCGTCGCGGGAGCGCTCGAAAGCCTGGTGGGCCCGGATCCGACCGTCGACCACCACTTCGTGCACACCCGTGAGCCTCGCGAGGGCAGCGCACAGCCGCTGCACGCCGACGCCGTCATCGATCTGCGGACCGACGCGTTCGACGTCCAGCTCATGTACTACCCGCAGGAGGTCACGGCCGAGATGGGCGGCACGCTCATCGTGCCCGGCAGCCACCTGCGCCGCACCAACGAGTCCGACACCGGCCGCTACCAGAACCTGCGCGGCCAGACCCGGCTGACCTGCCCGGCCGGGACGGTGGTCCTGCTGCACCACGGGATCTGGCACGGCGGGCGGCGCAACGACAGCGACACCGTCCGCCACATGTACAAGATCCGCTTCAACCCGACCGTGCCGCAGGTACGGCTGTGGGACACCGCGGACCTGGACGCGCCCGCCGTCCGGAAGGAACTGGAGCGCGGCTTCCCCTGGTACGAGCAGGCCACCGGCCGGCTGGAGATCCTCAACCGGATCAGGCTGTGGCGCGCCCTGTCCGGAGATCCCGCGTTCGACATCGAGTACTGGGCCACCCGTATCGCCAACCGGCCCGCCGCACCGAGGAGCCAGGCGTGA
- a CDS encoding SpoIIE family protein phosphatase yields the protein MSHPRLSARSAPFLSSRTLRELSEAARAAGTGEVLDELWTARRFLDGTPAAVAVLDADLRYLYLNDTLAEVNGLPVEEHLGRPMPEVVPGSGPSAEVAREVLSTGRPQTVVFDGRVPDHTVDVPRWWLGAFHRLEAEDGVILGVAAVVMEVTEGIRQRESLRRAQERLELLEETATRVGGTLDAAEACQALTDLLVPRFADYAAVDVLDPEGTRRAPATPVPVRLRRMAVTAAPGTPDPLSPVTRSGEVIFHQAGSSMSQVLTGHRPVVLNRPDDDTVRRFAPTRQRLERYRALHLHSVAYLPLMVGGEPVGAVMLGRRARSPEFAPDDVELLELLTARAATGIGHALRYTHEHETALEMQRAFLATPHTPGPGVEIASRYLPAGRGAEVGGDWFDAVALPSGRTLLVVGDVMGHGVRAAAAMSEYRSLLRALALQGLAPDRLLTEADRTAHALDLDRVATCVLALLDPAAEEVVLATAGHVPPLLVRPGAAPELADLPVGPPLGTGSGGHESRHCAMPPGTLLLAYTDGLVERRGEDIDTGLAALAGLPVTSGHALPDILTTVVDGLAPAKSEDDVTLLAARTH from the coding sequence ATGAGCCACCCCCGTCTGTCCGCTCGCTCCGCCCCCTTCCTGTCCTCGCGGACGCTGCGGGAGCTGTCGGAGGCGGCCCGGGCGGCGGGGACGGGGGAGGTGCTCGACGAACTGTGGACGGCCCGCCGGTTCCTGGACGGGACACCGGCGGCCGTCGCCGTCCTGGACGCGGACCTGCGCTACCTGTACCTCAACGACACTCTGGCCGAGGTCAACGGACTGCCCGTGGAGGAACACCTCGGCCGTCCCATGCCGGAGGTGGTCCCCGGCTCCGGGCCCTCGGCGGAGGTGGCCCGTGAGGTGCTGAGCACCGGACGGCCGCAGACCGTCGTGTTCGACGGCCGGGTGCCCGATCACACGGTGGACGTGCCCCGCTGGTGGCTGGGCGCCTTCCACCGGCTGGAGGCGGAGGACGGCGTGATCCTCGGGGTCGCCGCCGTCGTCATGGAGGTCACCGAGGGCATCCGGCAGCGCGAGTCGCTGCGGCGGGCCCAGGAGCGGCTGGAACTGCTGGAGGAGACCGCCACCCGGGTCGGCGGCACCCTCGACGCGGCCGAGGCCTGCCAGGCCCTGACCGACCTGCTGGTGCCGCGCTTCGCCGACTACGCGGCCGTGGACGTGCTCGACCCCGAGGGCACCCGCCGGGCGCCGGCCACCCCCGTCCCGGTGCGGCTGCGGCGCATGGCGGTGACCGCCGCTCCCGGCACGCCCGACCCGCTCAGCCCCGTGACCCGGAGCGGCGAGGTGATCTTCCACCAGGCCGGCTCGTCGATGTCCCAGGTGCTGACCGGGCACCGGCCCGTGGTGCTCAACCGGCCCGACGACGACACCGTGCGCCGGTTCGCCCCGACGCGGCAGCGGCTGGAGCGCTACCGCGCCCTGCACCTGCACTCCGTGGCCTACCTGCCCCTCATGGTCGGCGGCGAACCCGTCGGGGCGGTCATGCTCGGCCGCAGGGCGCGCTCCCCCGAGTTCGCGCCGGACGACGTCGAGCTTCTGGAACTGCTGACCGCACGGGCCGCGACGGGCATCGGGCACGCCCTGCGCTACACCCATGAGCACGAGACCGCGCTGGAGATGCAGCGCGCCTTCCTGGCCACCCCGCACACACCGGGGCCGGGCGTGGAGATCGCCAGCCGTTATCTGCCCGCCGGGCGGGGTGCGGAGGTGGGCGGCGACTGGTTCGACGCGGTGGCACTGCCCTCCGGACGCACCCTGCTGGTGGTCGGGGACGTGATGGGGCACGGGGTGCGGGCCGCCGCCGCCATGAGCGAGTACCGCTCACTGCTGCGCGCGCTGGCGCTTCAGGGGCTCGCCCCCGACCGGCTGCTCACCGAGGCGGACCGCACCGCCCACGCGCTCGACCTGGACCGCGTCGCCACCTGTGTGCTGGCCCTCCTGGATCCCGCCGCCGAGGAGGTCGTGCTGGCGACGGCCGGCCATGTCCCGCCCCTCCTGGTGAGACCGGGGGCCGCCCCCGAACTCGCCGACCTGCCCGTCGGACCTCCCCTGGGCACGGGTTCCGGCGGCCACGAGAGCCGGCACTGCGCGATGCCGCCGGGCACCCTGCTGCTGGCCTACACCGACGGGCTCGTGGAGCGGCGCGGCGAGGACATCGACACGGGGCTCGCCGCCCTCGCCGGCCTCCCCGTCACCTCCGGACACGCCCTCCCGGACATCCTCACCACCGTCGTCGACGGGCTGGCCCCGGCGAAGTCGGAGGACGACGTGACCCTGCTGGCGGCCCGCACCCACTGA